A genomic segment from Triticum dicoccoides isolate Atlit2015 ecotype Zavitan chromosome 1A, WEW_v2.0, whole genome shotgun sequence encodes:
- the LOC119276269 gene encoding uncharacterized protein LOC119276269, with translation MAVMDEDNGSARAPAPAPRRQPSYSCSGETTHDHKLSHSDSFWTPAESLRSSSASSSSPPLSSSSSCESIPALDIDRHSSLSSTSSYESLHHVEAAADHDHSSSPDEFMPATLPPAVQTMMAQGQPTGYDPKRLPSSMFRTQSTCPAQWSATSNDQLFSIQLENSGGDGPLYLVGDLYYDSAGVFHRLSSVARLPAVPGMSTGNSSRSLCVRDDCAGCSTSMNKKPVRFATTDGVAGPRSLPAALEDLEASAAETGAAAKAGWCCWPSMWWPSCACRGCDYR, from the exons ATGGCGGTCATGGACGAGGACAACGGTTCTGCGCGCGCACCGGCACCGGCACCGAGGAGGCAGCCCTCATACTCCTGCAGCGGCGAGACCACTCACGACCACAAGCTTTCCCACTCCGACTCCTTCTGGACGCCGGCCGAATCGCTGCGGTCGTCGTCCGCTTCGTCGTCGTCCCCACCTCTATCCAGCAGCTCGTCGTGCGAGAGCATTCCCGCACTCGACATTGACCGGCACTCATCCTTGTCCTCCACATCCTCCTACGAGAGCTTGCACCacgtcgaggcggcggcggaccacGACCATTCTTCCTCTCCCGACGAGTTCATGCCGGCAACGCTGCCGCCGGCAGTCCAGACGATGATGGCGCAGGGGCAGCCCACTGGGTACGACCCGAAGAGGCTCCCTTCATCGATGTTCCGCACGCAGTCCACGTGCCCCGCCCAATGGAGCGCCACCTCGAACGACCAGCTGTTCAGCATCCAGCTGGAAAACTCCGGCGGGGACGGCCCGCTTTACCTTGTTGGCGACCTCTACTACGACTCCGCTGGGGTGTTCCACCGCCTCTCATCCGTCGCGAGGCTGCCGGCCGTCCCAGGGATGTCGACAGGAAACTCCAGCCGGAGTTTGTGCGTGAGGGATGACTGCGCGGGGTGCAGCACAAGCATGAACAAGAAGCCCGTCAGGTTCGCTACCACCGATGGCGTCGCCGGCCCGCGCAG TCTTCCGGCCGCGTTGGAGGATTTGGAGGCATCGGCGGCGGAAACTGGCGCGGCGGCGAAGGCTGGTTGGTGCTGTTGGCCGTCGATGTGGTGGCCAAGCTGCGCGTGCCGCGGATGCGACTACCGATGA